The Bactrocera dorsalis isolate Fly_Bdor unplaced genomic scaffold, ASM2337382v1 BdCtg370, whole genome shotgun sequence genomic sequence ATCACACAGCTACAAGAACTGTGTGAGTAAATTCTCGTGTCGTAAGtgtcacaaaaaacacaatactCTGATACACAGAGAATCCAGCTTTCGACCTGAATCCACTCCAGAAATACCAAACGTCACTAGTTCGAACCATGAAAATGCTTCAAGTACCGCACTACCCACCCaaagcacaaatacaaatcggcAAGCCTACACTACAACTATACAGTCCACTATATCATCAACCCAAGACCCACCCAACCCAAGTAGAAAGCAGATATTACTCGGTACTGCAATGGTTcaaatagaacataatggcCAGCGATATTCCGCGAGAGCCCTTATTGATTCAGGATCGGAAGTCACATTTATATCTCGAAGACTTCAGAGAAGCTTGGATATACCCACCCACTCTGTATCAGCCCAAGTGACCGGACTAAACAATGCAGTTTCAGCAACACCAACGAGTATTTGTGAAATCACGCTTTGCTCACccttaaacacaaattataagcTATCAGCACAGGTATTTATACTAAATAGCCTAACTGATAATTTACCCTCATACCCCATAGATCCAAAGCAGTGTCTTAAAAATCTTGGATTCACTTTAGCCGACACCCAATTTCACAAACCCAGACCCGTTGATATACTAATCGGTAGTGATATCTATCCAAGTATTTTACTCAATGGAGTAAAGAGAAACGTACTAGGTTCACTCTTAGCTCAA encodes the following:
- the LOC125780271 gene encoding uncharacterized protein LOC125780271 is translated as MNVEPRISTIKKYGYCYNCLAISHSYKNCVSKFSCRKCHKKHNTLIHRESSFRPESTPEIPNVTSSNHENASSTALPTQSTNTNRQAYTTTIQSTISSTQDPPNPSRKQILLGTAMVQIEHNGQRYSARALIDSGSEVTFISRRLQRSLDIPTHSVSAQVTGLNNAVSATPTSICEITLCSPLNTNYKLSAQVFILNSLTDNLPSYPIDPKQCLKNLGFTLADTQFHKPRPVDILIGSDIYPSILLNGVKRNVLGSLLAQETEFGWILSGPITQPSQNSTIVSFHNKVNPESLLTRFWEVEEIPKESVVSKSDQICEEIFQKTTRRNPDGRYIVTLPFEEPDNIDIGHSRHIALAQFLRNERALLKKPEVKAEYDKAIMEYLELGQMKKVEYDPSGKTTQYYLPHHAVIKPDRITTKLRV